A stretch of the Aegilops tauschii subsp. strangulata cultivar AL8/78 chromosome 4, Aet v6.0, whole genome shotgun sequence genome encodes the following:
- the LOC109750336 gene encoding uncharacterized protein, which translates to MAKTRRPPVPPPPPPPAPVETPSPQRKRKKKGRPSLLDLQRRSLRLQAQSPEAASPPPPARRGPDPSDDDEDAGGASTGRRRQKRLKNVLSGSGEEEEGAAVEEKKDAAKATGKGAAASSGGGPTGTPLPDKKLLLFILDRLQKKDTYGVYSDPVDPEELPDYHELIEHPMDFSTIREKLLSDKYTILEQFENDVFLLTSNAMSYNSEDTVYYRQARSIEALARKDFENLRQASDSEEEQPKTAPRRGRPPKNAKKTVEKVEGDGSPDLSNVKGNRSVDNTETRKRWTSERTRNNITMRDSSILHHSTFGSFSGKKTEKTGVYSGSSKYGKKTTILDDDRRSTYDQQYSNYSPLFSALDCERKQLIPIGLQQQHAYARSLARFAAKLGPIGWDIAAKGIRRVLPPGTKFGPGWVVDGEPPQNSQCPRVPEVTDPSAKSSIPSCGIPPKSDDLRRSSELSSDGDAAAGEEYLTKNQPVASTSAGFERSSTPASKIPTYENGATMTGDGVGNTRPTPPLQQQSTSQEVPSNINGMTAAPNTMGQYAGQGLFEQMTHAQVLGMFSGVNGRANGFRHGHQLTEESVKTVQNGVIGKAATTTSPLQEADHDPKGSYPQDENRSASPSLNAAGSPPRGKAAANPKQPDLVLQL; encoded by the exons atggcCAAGACCCGGAGGCCGCCCgtcccgcccccgccgccgccccccgccccCGTGGAGACCCCGTCCCCGCAGCGGAAGCGCAAGAAGAAGGGCCGCCCGTCGCTCCTCGACCTCCAGCGCCGCAGCCTCCGCCTGCAGGCGCAGAGCCCCGAGGCCGCGTCCCCGCCGCCCCCCGCCCGCCGCGGCCCCGACCCctccgacgacgacgaggacgcggGGGGCGCCAGCACCGGGCGGCGCCGCCAGAAGCGGCTCAAGAACGTCCTCTCCGGCTCCGGCGAG gaggaggagggagctgcggtggaggagaagaaggatgCGGCGAAAGCGACGGGGAAAG GGGCCGCTGCGTCGTCGGGTGGCGGGCCCACGGGGACGCCCCTCCCGGACAAAAAGTTGCTGCTCTTCATCCTCGACAGGCTCCAGAA GAAGGACACCTATGGAGTTTACTCGGACCCCGTCGACCCGGAGGAG CTTCCGGATTACCATGAGCTCATCGAGCATCCCATGGACTTCTCAACCATCCGCGAGAAGCTTTTGAGCGACAAGTATACCATCTTGGAGCAGTTCGAG AATGATGTATTTCTACTTACATCCAATGCCATGTCCTACAATTCAGAAGACACAGTATACTATCGCCAG GCACGGTCTATTGAAGCTCTTGCCAGAAAGGATTTTGAGAACTTGAGGCAAGCTAGTGATAGTGAAGAAGAACAACCGAAGACAGCACCTAGAAGAGGCAGGCCACCAAAAAATGCAAAGAAAACAGTTGAGAAGGTTGAGGGCGATGGTTCACCAGATTTATCCAATGTAAAAGGAAACAGATCTGTAGACAACACTGAGACAAGAAAAAGATGGACTAGTGAGAGAACTCGAAATAATATTACCATGAGAGATTCATCCATTCTTCACCACAGCACGTTCGGTTCTTTTAGTGGTAAAAAAACAGAGAAAACTGGTGTTTACTCAG GGTCTTCGAAGTATGGAAAGAAGACTACTATTTTAGATGATGATCGGCGGAGTACATATGATCAGCAATACTCAAATTATAGTCCTCTTTTTTCTGCCCTCGATTGTGAGCGGAAACAACTAATTCCA ATTGGGCTTCAGCAGCAACATGCATATGCCAGGAGCTTGGCACGGTTTGCGGCAAAGCTCGGACCAATTGGATGGGATATAGCAGCGAAAGGAATCAGACGTGTATTACCACCCGGGACAAAGTTTGGCCCAGGATGGGTTGTAGATGGCGAGCCACCTCAAAACTCGCAGTGTCCGCGAGTTCCTGAAGTTACCGACCCGTCCGCAAAGTCCAGTATTCCATCATGCGGTATACCACCCAAAAGCGATGATCTACGTCGGAGTTCTGAGCTATCTTCAGATGGGGATGCTGCCGCAGGTGAAGAGTATCTGACTAAAAACCAGCCAGTGGCGTCTACATCAGCAGGCTTTGAAAGGAGCTCTACACCTGCCAGTAAAATACCCACGTATGAAAATGGAGCTACCATGACAGGTGATGGTGTGGGTAATACTCGACCAACGCCTCCGTTACAGCAGCAGAGTACCAGTCAAGAAGTCCCCTCTAATATCAACGGAATGACTGCTGCGCCGAACACCATGGGTCAGTATGCTGGACAAGGTTTATTTGAGCAAATGACGCATGCCCAAGTGCTCGGGATGTTTTCTGGAGTCAATGGCAGAGCCAACGGCTTTCGCCATGGTCACCAACTGACGGAGGAGAGTGTTAAAACAGTGCAGAATGGAGTAATTGGAAAGGCAGCTACCACCACCAGCCCCTTGCAAGAAgcagatcatgatccaaaggGTTCATATCCACAAGACGAGAACAGGTCCGCATCTCCAAGCTTGAATGCTGCCGGTTCCCCGCCTAGGGGGAAAGCGGCAGCGAACCCGAAGCAACCAGACTTGGTGTTACAGCTGTGA